From the genome of Chionomys nivalis chromosome 9, mChiNiv1.1, whole genome shotgun sequence:
aaggtGGTCAAGGAACTGGTCCTCCTCAAAACCAGATGCAGGTGTCTCATGGGCCACCAAATATGATGCAACCCAGCCTCATGGGAATTCATGGCAACATAAACAACCAGCCTGCTGGTAGCTCTGGGGTTCCTCAGGTGACCCTGGGCAACatgcaaggccagcctcagcAGGGCCCACCATCTCAGCTGATGGGCATGCACCAACAGATTGTACCCTCTCAGGGCCAAATGGTCCAACAACAAGGAACTTTGAACCCTCAAAACCCTATGATCCTTTCAAGGGCCCAGCTTATGCCACAGGGCCAGATGATGGTGAACCCTCAGAACCAGAATCTTGGGCCTTCACCCCAAAGGATGACCCCACCCAAGCAGATGCTTCCCCAGCAGGGCCAACAAATGATGGCACCACATAACCAGATGATGGGGCCTCAGGGGCAAGTTTTGCTCCAGCAGAACCCAATGATAGAACAAATAATGACCAATCAGATGCAGGGGAATAAGCAGCAATTTAACACTCAGAACCAATCCAATGTCATGCCGGGACCAGCACAGATAATGAGGGGACCAACTCCGAACATGCAAGGAAACATGGTGCAATTTACAGGACAGATGTCAGGACAGATGCTGCCTCAGCAAGGGCCTGTAAACAATAGTCCACCTCAAGTTATGGGAATTCAGGGGCAGGTTCTGCGGCCACCAGGGCCCAGCCCACACATGGCCCAGCAGCATGGCGATCCTGCTACTACAGCAAATAATGATGTCAACTTGTCTCAGATGATGCCTGATGTTAGCATGCAACAAACCAACATGGTCCCCCAACATGTGCAGACCATGCAGGGAAACAGTGCTTCGGGAAACCACTTCTCAGGCCATGGAATGTCTTTCAATGCACCATTCAGTGGTGCACCCAATGGAAATCAGATGTCTTGTGGTCAAAATCCAGGCTTCCCAGTCAATAAGGATGTAACATTAACAAGCCCATTGTTGGTCAACTTATTGCAAAGTGACATTTCTGCAGGCCATTTTGGtgtaaacaataaacaaaataataccaatgcaaataaacCGAAGAAGAAGAAACCGCCTCGGAAGAAGAAAACTTGTCAACAAGATCTAAAGTAGGTTATAATCAGTTAACCTCAAATATTGCTCGTTTGTTTTTGTGTAGACatttattgatatttaaaattatgactGGCGATGTGGCTCAGTAGAATGCCTGTCTACCGTGCACAAGGTCTGGACATAAACCAGTTGTGGCAGTAGACTACTGTAACCCTAACAGGGTATGGTGGCAATAGAATCAAGAATTCATCctctaaaaatttaaatttaagaaagtACGGTAGGATGGTCTAGCAATTATCAGCTCATAGTCTATCTTGTATTCATCTGTactcttttccattttctctttgttttataaatatgtaaatttgcTTTGTAAATATGTCAGTGCCACTCTAAATGATATGGTTCTTTTATATAATCACAAAATAACATTAGTGtgcctaaaataatttttttgttgatttgggttttttgtttgtttgtttgttttgttttattttgagacagggtttctctgttgtagctctggctgtcccggaactcaatctgtagaccagactgggctcaaactcagagaccctactgcttctgcctcctgagtgctgggattaaagatgtgcgctacCACCCCTGAAAATTGTTTCTTAATAGTTTCCCAATAGTGTTcacattttttctgtttcttttttctcttatagTTTATTTGTTTAAGGATTCAAACAAGAGCAATACCTTCCAATTGTTTCATAGATCTCTTAATTCAGCAATCTCAGTGGGAGTAGTGTCCCTCAGCCTGAAAAGTGATCAGTGCTACTCACTGCCGTTCCACAGAGCTCAGACTTCAGGGTTATCCTGGCTCTTGGGGAATTTGAGAGACAAAATGTGTTTGGTGAAGGACAACTGCTCATGGAGATACTCTGCCACCTCTCAATTGAAggaaacatttacttatttatatgagTTTCTTATCTCTAAAAGCTTAAACACATGATTGCCCCTTTTAAATCAGTTTTCCATACAGTAAAAGTTCCCCAGAGGAGCTCTTTCATAAGCCACAATAAGAAAGATAATTAATAGTTACATTTCATATCCTAAAGCTACATATTCAGTTATGTTTCTAACTCTTGACTAAATGTTTCCTGAAAGGATATTGTCTAAGGTGGATTTTCAGCCTTTAATCATAAAACTGGAGTTCAGAGACATTATTAACAGGGACTGATGACTAACGAACATGAAGCAGTTTTAGACAAAGTGCTAGGCCACGTATGATGACTTAAACTTATTATCActgaggaagcaaagacaggaggcTTGTATGGGCTACATAGATCttagagagaaggggaaagattgATGACATAAagaccagagacagagagagagaaaactcaaaCACAGGAGCTTTGTTTAAATAAGCTTAACTGTTCACCTGAAGCTAGCTCCTTTAGCCAAGCCTATAGCATTCTTTGGTTTTAACCTATTGTAGTAACTTGCTACTTCTTGAATCTTAAAAGTCAATCATTGTGATTAGCAACATATGTTTTCATGAGTTCAGACTTAAATGTTCCACCTCGTTTTCTTATACCTGGTCCTCAGTTAAATTCCTGCTATTATCAACCTGTCTGACTAATTTTTTTTATGGTGATAGTTATTATTTTCTCTCTAATAGGCTGAAAAACAATGCAGTTATTTATTTGCCATAAGTACACATTTTTGCTCTTGTCGCCAGCCTCCTAAGAGATTTTTACTGTTCACTGAACATACTTTTTAAAGGACCTTGTACACCATCAGGGTTCCTAGGAAAAAGAGACAATAGACTTAATCGGAAGATAGCCTGCCTCTAGTTCTACTGTTAATTTACTGTGAAACCTGTCTTATACAATTATGGCTTGTTTTCACATCCATAATAAGAGGGGGACTGAAGCAGATAATTGAATTTGGTGGATttcgtttctttctttgttttagctgtaatttttttttaagtgaggatACCAGGAACTCCTCATTTGTGATTTGAAGTAAGGAATTATTTATGTAGGGAACAAAGTGACAATGATGTGATTATGTTTAGGGTCTGTTACATGCTCACAGTTTTGGGGGTTTTctcctctctattttttttttatgtgtatgggtattttggatatgtgtatgtctgtgcaccaatgtatgtgtgtctggttccacaagaggccagaaaagggtgtatggtctcctggatctggagtgatagttggttgtgagtcaccatgaatgtactggaaattaaacctggatcctctggaaaaacagccagtgctcgtgatctctgagccacatctctagtgttttttttttttttaaggaatttatGTGATTTATACAACTATTTAGAGTATAATGGAACAAAATACTATCTAAAAGTGAATGGATGACTGTAATCAGATCAAAGGGAAAGTAAGGTAGGAAAGAAAGGTACAACCGGGAATAAGAAACAAACCAAATGAAGAATGTAATTGATATGATTTCTCAAAAATGTGGATgttaaaccaggcagtggtggcacacacctttaatcccagcactcagtgttgacagaggtttctgtcccacccattCCTGTAGCTatttagttccaaagaaacagaggtctacattaattataaactggttgacctgttagctcaggcttcttattaactcttacatcttaaattaaaccataattcttatctgtgttagccacatggcttggtaccttgtctcagtgaggcattctcatcttgcttcctctgcatctgggtgacaattgcagactgagcctttcctcttcccagaattcttctagtctggtcgccccacctatacttcctgcctggctactggccagtcagcattttattaaaccaatacaagtgacaaatctttacaagatacaagaccattgtcccacagcatctcgggaggcagaggcagatggatctctgtaagtttgaagccagcctggtctctatagAGCAAATACACAGggaaaaccctgtctggaaaaaaaacaaaacaaagtagagAATGTGGAtgttagtaagagaaaagaaagttttcatttttttttccttttccactgAAATTCTAAGTTACAAAAAGAATCCTAATGCCAATGGTTATGTCTACAAGTGTTTGTTCTGAAGCAAAGGTAAACAACAAAGTTGTGTGTTTTTTCTGAACACCATCTGTACCAGTTACCTTACAGATGTTGAGTCATTGGCACCTGGTTTTAATTTAGTAGCCACACTGAATACTTGTTTTGCAGGAATAGCACTTCAGAATATTGGTAGCTCAAAATCCCAATCAATCATTAAAATACCTAAGGGGTGTACCATTATATGAAACATTGTATCAGAAATTAGAGGGAAACACTAAATTCAGTGCTAAGATTAAGTGAATTTTAAGACTTAATGAAATGGCCAGTTTACTCATGTCAACATTGAGTGTCCAGACTAGAAAGATATAAATCATAAGAATGACATATAAGCACATTGTAGTTGTAGGTAAGTATTCCTTATACAACTTACTTGATTTGTGCTGCTTATCTTTTAGCACCCCAGATAATCGTCCAGTTGGTCTAGAGGAGGCTGATCAACAGTCATTACCTGGAGAACAAGGAATCAGCTTGGACAACACAGGCCCTAAACTGCCAGAATTTTCAAACCGGCCACCAGgtaataaaatattaactaaaatTGCATACTTTGCATTGCGTATGCACCTTCTTTCTCTTCAAGGAAACGATAATGCTCTGCCTACTAACTAGTCTGCTTCAGAAATGTAATGTGTAAGCTCTGCATTGATATTTAAGTAAATACTTAAAGTATAACTTCTGTAAACATGCATGTCAGTTCACTCTTGCATGCCTGTTTAATTGGCTTCATTTTAAGTCCTCAAATCAGACTGAATAGAAAGTGCCTTTTTTTGATCAGCATTGTAGTTCTAGTTGGCAtcagaataaaatattataatatagaGAACTTTATACTGTATCTTGCTTGCCTGCAATTCTTTTCCTTAGACTTTCTCAAAGCAGAGAACTACTACTAGAATTTAAAACAAGGTgacttttttaataaaaattttattgtgaTTCTTTAAAACATAAGCAGTGTATGAAAAGTAACAAAATACATGTCAATATAACTACTGTCAACTTAATAGCTTATAATGAATAGTGCCAATAGTAATGAAGCCCCTTCTTTGATtatagaatgttttcttttaaatgttaaagGACGTAGGTttataaaaatctaaaatcaagccgggcggtggtggcgcctgcctttaatcccagcacttgggaggaagaggcaggcggatctctgtgagttcgagaccagcctggtctacagagctagtgccaggacaggctccaaaaccacagagaaaccctgtctcgaaaaaccaaaaaaaaaaaaaaaaaaaaaaaaaaaatctaaaatcattCTTCCCAACCCAGATACCACAATATCTCTGTCTGTTTTTTCTTGGCATAAACAATGACTTACAACTTTATTCTAGAATGACAAAGGTTCACAAGCCCTCTCCTATGGATATAAAGAGTTAattcagccagcctggtctacaaaaaaaagttccaggacagccaaggagaCACAGAgatctttcatttttatatttcaaaagtatATTCATTCTGATGTCAAGACTTGATGTTACTTATTACAGACTGCTTAGCATACTAGAGTTGTCACTCATGAGCCTGATAGGTAGTCTCTAGTCCTTGGTGAATATGTTCAGAAGACATTGTGAGCAGGAAGGTAGGTCCCTCTTACCTCAGGCATCTGAACTCTTGTGTGGATTCCAAAATTCCTTTAAACATTTATTGCCTCCTTTCTGCAGTCTGGGAACCTGCAGCCTGAATTTGGCCTTTAATGGATTTGAATTGCTATTGGTGTCTAAACAAATACCTGAGTTTAATTCACTTTAGAAATAGTCAGTTGCTCTGTAGTTGAGCAGTGGTTTATGCAGCCTAATTTCTTTTCGACTGCCTGGCCCGTAAAGTCATAAGGGCTTTGTATTCCTTGACTAAAATGTAGTTATTGATTATGTTATGGGACATTGTGTGTACCTGGCTTTCCCTCTCAATCCCAATCATCTTCCTATCACTAAGCCCCTTCAGgctgtgtagtaggagctgcgggctgtgttcctgccgccccagctcctggtcgcctggctagcttatgccccgaaataacaacacacaaactgtattcttttaaacactgcttggcccattagctctagcccttactggctaattctcatatcccaatcaacccatctctaataatctgtgtagcaccagtcttaccgggaaagattcagcatgtctgacctggcagcttgcttcatcgtgttTGCCCCAGAGAAGAGcggcatcgcatctggctctgagaggagctgtcctgcatctgagctcacttcctcttcctcccagcattctgttctgttttctccacccacctaaaggctggcctatcaaatgggccaaggcagtttctttattagccaatgaccttcctccatcagggctgTTTCCTCCAGCTTCTGAATGGTTCCTTTAAGCCTTTAGCTCTGACCTCTGAGAGGCTGTTGTGTATGCATATTACTGTCTTTGGTGTTTATTGTGCTGTCTGATAAACTCACTTTAAAGATGAAAAGCATCTGTATTATAACCTTGACACAAACAAACTTTTTCAGAAATTACAGTTTTCTTAATGTAGAAGCCCCAGACTGACTATATAAGAACCTGTTGTGTTTTACCCCTTGGAATGCCAGATTTACAAATGTCAAGAAGTTACTTGggcctaaaacaaaacaaaaacgaaaacaaaggattttaaagaaaatattcaaaaattgaaccaggtgtggtggcacacgcctatctatagtcccagcatttgcagggtggaggcaggagagttagcagttcaagatcatcctcagctatatgagtttaaggccaacctgggatacttgagaccctgtcaccaaaaaccaaagacaaacaaataaaaaacaacttcaGAACTGGAGTCTGCTCGTTGGTACCATGGAAGTCTTTACCTAGAAGACAATAACTCTGTTGAGCACAGAGTTTGACCAAAGTGTTTGGTAGCCGCTCTAAGAAAATCTTGACCCAGAATTTCTTCCAGCTGCCAGAGCCACTTATTCATATTCTTGCACTTTCTGGAAACCTTCCAAATTATTTTTCATGCCACAGTGGAATAAATGCAATTATGGAATCACATCCCCAGCATATGCCCATTTTCCCACTCTGAACCGCCATGattcttgttttaatttgaatCTTTCTTCCCTTTATGCTGATTGTATAAAGTTTTTATTCAGAAACTTCAAGTAAATCATTATAAAAGAGGGAATCATAATAGATGTTGCCTTCTGCAAATCTAGAAGgtattgtttttcaaaatttttatcccCAAACTACTTTTTATTCCTGAGGTTTGTGCTTCTGGCTTTATTATTTTACAATTGTGGAttcataaaaaatacttttccaaataaaatttctATATACGAAAGTAAATAGAGAcgaatatacataaaaatttaatacTTCATATTATTTCAACGTAACAATCAGTCTTTATACTCTCTGTTTATTAAACTGATGCCACCTAGGGACAGTACAATACATTCAGTTTTCCCCCAAAGGATGGAACCCAAAGGATACAAAATGGTATATGGAGACCACGGACCAGAATGATTAAAATCCCAttttaaagaactcaaaaaaaaaaatatcaatcctAGAATTATATCTTTTACTTTGATTGAAGGAATAAAAGGGCTGTTTTCATCAAAACCAAGTCTTGAGAAAAATAAGTCCTCTGCTACGAGAAAAAGTGATTTCTAAATATGTTATTTCATATACACAGTGAGTTActgattattttgattatttctacATGAAACCTAAATGACTGGGCAGCCAGCCATTTGCTGTTGATAGAATTTTCTCTCTTCATGTTCAGCTCATAGATTTATAGCACATAACACAGTCTTAATACAGTAATGCTTCATTCGCAGCCTAAAGGGGCTTCATATTCTTAATGCTTTGCTTTTTGCTTCCCTAAGCAGCATGCCCCCTTGCTTGTATCAGATAATAAGGGGCTGTCCTGGGAGCAGCATGCCTGAGCTGTTTGTGCACAGTCTGCTACCTCTGAGTACTGCTTAGCTATACTCTATAGGTAGCAAAGTTTTCTTGCTGAAAATCTAACTTCCCTGATTTTGGGGGGCTTATTTTAGGTTATCCTACTCAACCAGTTGAACAGAGGCCAATGCAACAGATGCCTCCTCAACTCATGCAACATGTGGCACccccaccacagccaccacagcagCAGCCACAACCACAActgcctcagcagcagcagcagcagccaccaccacctagtcAGCCACagtctcagcagcagcagcagcagcaacaacaacaaatgatgATGATGCTCATGATGCAGCAAGATCCTAAATCCATTAGGCTTCCAGTCTCCCAAAATGTCCATCCTCCACGGGGTCCTCTGAACCCAGACTCTCAGAGAATGCCCATGCAGCCAAGTGGCAATGTACCTGTCATGGTTAGTTTGCAAGGACCTGCctctgtgccaccatcacctgatAAACAAAGAATGCCAATGTCTGTGAATACTCCATTGGGAAATAATTCAAGGAAAATGGTATACCAGGAGAACCCACAGAATTCCTCTAGCTCACCACTAGGAGAGATGTCCTCACTTCCTGAAGCTAGTAGCAGTGAAGTACCGTCTGTTTCAGGAGGCCCAAATAACATGCCCTCACATTTAGTAGTTTCTCAGAATCAGTTAATGATGGCAGGGCCCAAATCGGGACCATCTCCCCTTTCAGCAACTCAAGGTGCAACTCCCCAACAACCTCCTGTAAATTCCTTACCTAGCTCCCATGGCCACCACTTTCCAAATGTTGCTGCTCCAACCCAGACATCTAGGCCTAAAACTCCAAACAGAGCCAGCCCCAGACCCTATTATCCTCAAACACCCAACAACCGCCCTCCTAGTACAGAACCTTCAGAAATTAGTCTGTCACCAGAAAGACTGAATGCCTCCATAGCAGGACTCTTTCCTCCACAGATTAATATTCCTTTACCTCCCAGGCCAAATTTAAATAGGGGCTTTGATCAACAGGGCTTGAATCCAACAACTCTGAAGGCCATCGGGCAAGCACCTTCAAATCTTACTATAAATAATCCTCCTAACTTTGCTGCCCCACAAGCTCATAAATTAGATTCTGTAGTGGTGAATTCTGGAAAACAGTCTAATCCTGGAACAACAAAACGGGCAAGTCCAAGCAACAGTCGCAGGTCTAGTCCTGGATCCAGTAGGAAAACTACCCCAAGTCCCGGGAGGCAAAACTCAAAAGCCCCTAAACTTACTCTGGCTTCTCAACCAAGCACAACCCTGATGCAGAACGTGGAGCTGCCTAGGAATGTGTTGGTCAGTCCAAATCCAATTGCCAATCCCCCTTTATCCGGAAACTTTCCTAACAATAGCGGGCTTAATCCCCAGACTCCCACCGTACCTGTGCCTGCAGTGGGGACTGTTCTTGAGGATAACAAAGAGAGTTTGAACGTTCCTCAGGACAGTGATTGCCAGAATTCCCAGGGTAGGAAGGAGCAGGTAAACGTTGAGGTGAAAGCAGTCTCTACTCAAGAAGCTAAAATGGTTGTCCCTGAAGATCAATCCAAAAAGGATGGGCAACCTTTGGATTCTAACAAACTCCCCAGTGTTGAAGAGAACAAAAATTTGATATCTCCTGCCATGAGAGAAGCACCAACATCATTAAGCCAACTTCTTGACAACTCTGGAGCTCCTAATGTGACCATTAAACCCCCTGGGCTTACAGATCTGGAAGTAGCACCTCCAGTTGTTTCAGGAGAGGACCTCAAAAAAGCATCTGTCATTCCCACACTGCAGGATCCGTCTTCTAAAGAACCCTCTAATTCCTTAAACTTACCTCACAGTAATGAGCCGTGTTCAACCCTTGCGCATCCAGAATTGAGTGAGGTGAGCTCTAATGTTGCACCAAGCATCCCTCCAGTAATGTCAAGACCTGTCagctcttcctccatttctactCCTTTGCCCCCAAACCAAATAACTGTATTTGTTACC
Proteins encoded in this window:
- the Ncoa6 gene encoding nuclear receptor coactivator 6 isoform X5; the encoded protein is MNGPMASGNSVRMEAGFPMASGPGLIRMTSPATVMMPQGGNMSSSMMAPGPSPELQPRTPRPASHSDAMDPLLSGLHIQQQSHPSGSLPPAHHPMQPVPVNRQMNPANFPQLQQQQQQQQQQQQQQQQQQQQQQLQTRPPQQHQQQQPQGIRPQFTAPTQVPVPPGWNQLPSGALQPPPAQGSLGTMTANQGWKKAPLPSPMQQQLQARPSLATVQTPSHPPPPYPFGSQQASQAHTNFPQMSNPGQFTAPQMKSLQGGPSRVPTPLQQPHLTNKSPASSPSSFQQGSPASSPTVNQTQQQMGPRPPQNNPLPQGFQQPVSSPGRNPMVQQGNVPPNFMVMQQQPPNQGPQSLHPGLGGMPKRLPPGFSAGQANPNFMQGQVPSTTATTPGNSGALQLQANQNVQHAGGQGTGPPQNQMQVSHGPPNMMQPSLMGIHGNINNQPAGSSGVPQVTLGNMQGQPQQGPPSQLMGMHQQIVPSQGQMVQQQGTLNPQNPMILSRAQLMPQGQMMVNPQNQNLGPSPQRMTPPKQMLPQQGQQMMAPHNQMMGPQGQVLLQQNPMIEQIMTNQMQGNKQQFNTQNQSNVMPGPAQIMRGPTPNMQGNMVQFTGQMSGQMLPQQGPVNNSPPQVMGIQGQVLRPPGPSPHMAQQHGDPATTANNDVNLSQMMPDVSMQQTNMVPQHVQTMQGNSASGNHFSGHGMSFNAPFSGAPNGNQMSCGQNPGFPVNKDVTLTSPLLVNLLQSDISAGHFGVNNKQNNTNANKPKKKKPPRKKKTCQQDLNTPDNRPVGLEEADQQSLPGEQGISLDNTGPKLPEFSNRPPGYPTQPVEQRPMQQMPPQLMQHVAPPPQPPQQQPQPQLPQQQQQQPPPPSQPQSQQQQQQQQQQMMMMLMMQQDPKSIRLPVSQNVHPPRGPLNPDSQRMPMQPSGNVPVMVSLQGPASVPPSPDKQRMPMSVNTPLGNNSRKMVYQENPQNSSSSPLGEMSSLPEASSSEVPSVSGGPNNMPSHLVVSQNQLMMAGPKSGPSPLSATQGATPQQPPVNSLPSSHGHHFPNVAAPTQTSRPKTPNRASPRPYYPQTPNNRPPSTEPSEISLSPERLNASIAGLFPPQINIPLPPRPNLNRGFDQQGLNPTTLKAIGQAPSNLTINNPPNFAAPQAHKLDSVVVNSGKQSNPGTTKRASPSNSRRSSPGSSRKTTPSPGRQNSKAPKLTLASQPSTTLMQNVELPRNVLVSPNPIANPPLSGNFPNNSGLNPQTPTVPVPAVGTVLEDNKESLNVPQDSDCQNSQGRKEQVNVEVKAVSTQEAKMVVPEDQSKKDGQPLDSNKLPSVEENKNLISPAMREAPTSLSQLLDNSGAPNVTIKPPGLTDLEVAPPVVSGEDLKKASVIPTLQDPSSKEPSNSLNLPHSNEPCSTLAHPELSEVSSNVAPSIPPVMSRPVSSSSISTPLPPNQITVFVTSNPITTSSNTSAALPTNLHSALMSTVVTMPNVGNKVMVSEGQSAAQSNARPQFITPVFINSSSIIQVMKGSQPSTIPATPLTTNSGLMPPSVAVVGPLHIPQNIKFSSAPVAPTVPSSSPAPNIQTGRPLVLSSRAAPVQLPSPPCTSSPAVAPNPPVQQVKEFNPDEASPQMNTSADQSTLLSPQPTTVVSPLVTNSPGSSANRRSPVSSSKGKGKVDKIGQILLTKACKKVTGSLEKGEEQCGADGDTEGPGLETTTPGLMGTEQCSTELDSKTPTPSAPTLLKMTSSPMGPTSTSTGPILPGGALPTSVRSIVTTLVPSELISTTPTTKGNHGGIASEPLAGGLVEEKVGSHPELLPSIAPSPTLVPKEPPATALQGPIARPELEANAAIVSGQSSEPKEVVEKSKTPSRRNSRTEEPTVASESVENGHRKRSSRPASASSSTKDITGAVQSKRRKSK
- the Ncoa6 gene encoding nuclear receptor coactivator 6 isoform X1, producing the protein MVLDDLPNFEDIYTSLCSSTMEDSEVDFDSGLEDDDTKSDNILEDSTIFVAFKGNIDDKDFKWKLDAILKNVPNLLHMESSKLKVQKVEPWNSVRVTFNIPREAAERLRILAQSNNQQLRDLGILSVQIEGEGAINLALGQNRSQDVRMNGPMASGNSVRMEAGFPMASGPGLIRMTSPATVMMPQGGNMSSSMMAPGPSPELQPRTPRPASHSDAMDPLLSGLHIQQQSHPSGSLPPAHHPMQPVPVNRQMNPANFPQLQQQQQQQQQQQQQQQQQQQQQQLQTRPPQQHQQQQPQGIRPQFTAPTQVPVPPGWNQLPSGALQPPPAQGSLGTMTANQGWKKAPLPSPMQQQLQARPSLATVQTPSHPPPPYPFGSQQASQAHTNFPQMSNPGQFTAPQMKSLQGGPSRVPTPLQQPHLTNKSPASSPSSFQQGSPASSPTVNQTQQQMGPRPPQNNPLPQGFQQPVSSPGRNPMVQQGNVPPNFMVMQQQPPNQGPQSLHPGLGGMPKRLPPGFSAGQANPNFMQGQVPSTTATTPGNSGALQLQANQNVQHAGGQGTGPPQNQMQVSHGPPNMMQPSLMGIHGNINNQPAGSSGVPQVTLGNMQGQPQQGPPSQLMGMHQQIVPSQGQMVQQQGTLNPQNPMILSRAQLMPQGQMMVNPQNQNLGPSPQRMTPPKQMLPQQGQQMMAPHNQMMGPQGQVLLQQNPMIEQIMTNQMQGNKQQFNTQNQSNVMPGPAQIMRGPTPNMQGNMVQFTGQMSGQMLPQQGPVNNSPPQVMGIQGQVLRPPGPSPHMAQQHGDPATTANNDVNLSQMMPDVSMQQTNMVPQHVQTMQGNSASGNHFSGHGMSFNAPFSGAPNGNQMSCGQNPGFPVNKDVTLTSPLLVNLLQSDISAGHFGVNNKQNNTNANKPKKKKPPRKKKTCQQDLNTPDNRPVGLEEADQQSLPGEQGISLDNTGPKLPEFSNRPPGYPTQPVEQRPMQQMPPQLMQHVAPPPQPPQQQPQPQLPQQQQQQPPPPSQPQSQQQQQQQQQQMMMMLMMQQDPKSIRLPVSQNVHPPRGPLNPDSQRMPMQPSGNVPVMVSLQGPASVPPSPDKQRMPMSVNTPLGNNSRKMVYQENPQNSSSSPLGEMSSLPEASSSEVPSVSGGPNNMPSHLVVSQNQLMMAGPKSGPSPLSATQGATPQQPPVNSLPSSHGHHFPNVAAPTQTSRPKTPNRASPRPYYPQTPNNRPPSTEPSEISLSPERLNASIAGLFPPQINIPLPPRPNLNRGFDQQGLNPTTLKAIGQAPSNLTINNPPNFAAPQAHKLDSVVVNSGKQSNPGTTKRASPSNSRRSSPGSSRKTTPSPGRQNSKAPKLTLASQPSTTLMQNVELPRNVLVSPNPIANPPLSGNFPNNSGLNPQTPTVPVPAVGTVLEDNKESLNVPQDSDCQNSQGRKEQVNVEVKAVSTQEAKMVVPEDQSKKDGQPLDSNKLPSVEENKNLISPAMREAPTSLSQLLDNSGAPNVTIKPPGLTDLEVAPPVVSGEDLKKASVIPTLQDPSSKEPSNSLNLPHSNEPCSTLAHPELSEVSSNVAPSIPPVMSRPVSSSSISTPLPPNQITVFVTSNPITTSSNTSAALPTNLHSALMSTVVTMPNVGNKVMVSEGQSAAQSNARPQFITPVFINSSSIIQVMKGSQPSTIPATPLTTNSGLMPPSVAVVGPLHIPQNIKFSSAPVAPTVPSSSPAPNIQTGRPLVLSSRAAPVQLPSPPCTSSPAVAPNPPVQQVKEFNPDEASPQMNTSADQSTLLSPQPTTVVSPLVTNSPGSSANRRSPVSSSKGKGKVDKIGQILLTKACKKVTGSLEKGEEQCGADGDTEGPGLETTTPGLMGTEQCSTELDSKTPTPSAPTLLKMTSSPMGPTSTSTGPILPGGALPTSVRSIVTTLVPSELISTTPTTKGNHGGIASEPLAGGLVEEKVGSHPELLPSIAPSPTLVPKEPPATALQGPIARPELEANAAIVSGQSSEPKEVVEKSKTPSRRNSRTEEPTVASESVENGHRKRSSRPASASSSTKDITGAVQSKRRKSK